From a single Aspergillus puulaauensis MK2 DNA, chromosome 2, nearly complete sequence genomic region:
- the PELF1 gene encoding polysaccharide lyase family 1 protein (CAZy:PL1;~COG:G;~EggNog:ENOG410PKQN;~InterPro:IPR012334,IPR002022,IPR011050;~PFAM:PF00544;~SECRETED:SignalP(1-19)) encodes MKKAVFSTLLAFLLQSASAQVVGTPSGFGAGTTGGGDAEPQTPSSLDELVEWITDDTARTILIDREWNFIGTEGETTGQCCSTATTTCEGGTSAGQASIQDTCDGTWIECTYDNAGPSPLDVGSNKSIVGVGDAGVIRGKGLRIRGGASNVIIQNIHITELNPEYVWGGDAITLDDCDQVWIDHNKFSLAGRQFIVSGWGAAGHVTISNNEFDGVTDWSSGCNGKHYWTLLLIGEEDWYTFQGNWLHDVSGRAPHLGTSNTDSRIFFHGVNNYFQNVGGHAFDIDTNTWVLLEGNYFDTVTTPITETTLTSGALVYDVPSVDSASACSASLGYICEWNRLTGSGDWPELTDQEVLDEIAQYSDSLVDAYGVADVPSTVVANAGVGKI; translated from the exons ATGAAGAAAGCTGTCTTTTCCACTCTTCTCGCGTTTCTTCTGCAATCTGCCAGCGCGCAGGTTGTGGGCACGCCCTCTGGCTTCGGTGCTGGAACCACCGGAGGCGGCGATGCGGAGCCTCAAACCCCCTCCAGTCTAGACGA GTTGGTCGAGTGGATAACTGACGATACCGCGCGCACAATCCTCATCGACCGCGAATGGAACTTCATCGGCACTGAGGGGGAAACAACAGGGCAGTGTTGTagcacagcaacaaccacatgCGAGGGGGGGACAAGTGCCGGCCAGGCTTCCATCCAGGACACTTGCGATGGCACCTGGATTGAATGCACCTATGACAATGCAGGCCCGTCGCCGCTCGACGTCGGTAGCAACAAGAGtattgtcggtgtcggtgacgCCGGAGTTATCCGCGGCAAAGGATTACGCATTCGCGGCGGCGCAAGTAATGTGATCATTCAGAATATCCACATTACGGAGCTAAATCCAGAGTATGTTTGGGGCGGTGATGCTATTACCCTCGACGATTGCGACCAAGTCTGGATCGATCATAACAAGTTCTCTCTTGCCGGGAGGCAGTTTATCGTTTCCGGCTGGGGAGCTGCCGGGCATGTCACTATCTCGAACAATGAGTTTGATGGTGTGACGGACTGGTCCTCGGGATGTAACGGCAAGCACTATTGGACGTTGTTGCTTATcggtgaagaagactggTATACTTTCCAGGGCAACTGGCTACACGATGTATCCGGCCGTGCACCACACTTGGGGACCTCGAACACGGACAGCCGCATTTTCTTCCACGGagttaataattatttcCAAAATGTTGGTGGACATGCCTTTGACATCGACACAAACACTTGGGTGCTGCTGGAGGGAAATTATTTTGATACTGTGACAACTCCAATTACAGAAACCACACTGACCAGCGGCGCGTTGGTATATGATGTTCCTTCCGTGGACTCGGCAAGTGCTTGCTCTGCCTCTTTGGGGTATATCTGCGAGTGGAACAGGTTGACTGGGTCTGGTGATTGGCCGGAATTGACAGATCAAGAGGTCTTGGATGAGATTGCGCAGTATTCGGATAGTCTGGTGGACGCTTATGGTGTTGCAGATGTGCCTTCAACTGTTGTTGCAAACGCTGGTGTTGGTAAGATTTGA
- a CDS encoding uncharacterized protein (COG:S;~EggNog:ENOG410PTDT;~TransMembrane:1 (o29-48i)), translated as MPALDSLAIATQRQVLERRDWASENPGPILVFCIVFIVAMGVILLFLYRKWMSHRASRESYA; from the coding sequence ATGCCTGCGCTCGATTCACTCGCGATAGCAACGCAGAGGCAGGTCCTCGAGCGACGAGACTGGGCCTCCGAGAACCCTGGCCCTATCCTGGTATTTTGCATCGTTTTTATCGTGGCCATGGGAGTTATTCTGCTCTTCTTGTATCGGAAATGGATGTCTCATAGGGCCTCGAGGGAGTCCTACGCGTGA